Proteins encoded together in one Pontiella desulfatans window:
- a CDS encoding alpha-L-rhamnosidase, whose translation MVGGQEQVGVWKAGWIRRGWGEGAPLLRKSFDLDKGVSRATAHVTALGVCELRLNGRKVGEDHLLPGWTDYRKRVYFHSYDVTERLHEGGNVLGGIVAPGWFAGYFGPFGDKGYYGHDAWFSVELVIEYLDGSSASICSDSSWKSVEGPILEADLLMGETYDARKEIDGWDRPGFDDAGWFPVSLLDAHERLPETIESYPGKPVHTVAELPAIGRSEPKPGTYVFNLGQNMVGVARLKIDVPAGTEVVMKHGEMLNPDGTVYTENLRSAKAIDRYIAKGGGEEVWQPRFTFHGFQYVEVSGLPSKPEPDAVTGVAWMSALQETSTFECSNEKVNQLFSNIRWGFRGNYIDVPTDCPQRDERLGWTGDTQMFIRSATYLADIRPFYEKWLVDLHDAQHANGGYPDMAPFMGRLGFASAAWADAGIICPYVLWQAYGATGFIRPWWTQMKKFMELIGSDDNRHNGPDAESYGDWLHFNSETPTRLIGLAYRAYDAQLMAEMAAALDAADDVAHFMNEARRGKALFRDALFEGAEIAVKTQTACALSIAMDLLDGDDLEKAKQGLVQSLEEHNGYLSTGFVGTGYLCPALTKAGRPDLAVQLLLNEEHPSWLYAVNQGATTIWERWNSWTEENGFGDVGMNSFNHYAFGSVCEWMFESLAGIKPGAPGFQTLEVAPCLTDRFDFVKASFDSLQGRVSIHWKKADAGFEIELETPVPATARLPFLTERVPAGRHLFKVLPDDEETCLLNSVAPQAILA comes from the coding sequence ATGGTGGGTGGACAGGAGCAGGTCGGGGTTTGGAAGGCCGGGTGGATTCGGCGGGGCTGGGGCGAGGGTGCGCCTTTGCTCCGGAAGTCGTTCGATCTTGATAAGGGGGTGTCGAGGGCAACGGCGCATGTCACGGCATTGGGGGTTTGCGAGTTGCGGCTCAACGGGCGGAAAGTGGGGGAGGATCATCTGCTTCCGGGTTGGACGGATTATCGGAAACGGGTCTATTTCCATTCCTACGATGTTACCGAACGGTTGCACGAGGGCGGCAATGTGCTGGGGGGCATCGTTGCTCCCGGATGGTTCGCCGGTTACTTCGGTCCGTTTGGCGACAAAGGCTATTATGGCCACGATGCCTGGTTTAGCGTTGAGCTCGTGATTGAATATCTTGATGGATCGAGCGCATCCATCTGTTCGGATTCGAGCTGGAAGAGTGTCGAGGGGCCGATTCTGGAAGCCGACCTGCTCATGGGCGAGACCTACGACGCCCGCAAGGAAATTGACGGCTGGGATAGGCCCGGGTTCGATGATGCCGGTTGGTTCCCGGTCTCGCTGCTGGATGCCCATGAGCGGTTGCCCGAAACGATCGAATCCTATCCGGGAAAACCGGTTCATACGGTTGCGGAACTGCCGGCCATTGGACGATCCGAACCCAAGCCCGGAACCTATGTTTTCAACCTGGGCCAAAACATGGTGGGGGTTGCGCGGCTGAAAATCGATGTTCCTGCCGGCACCGAAGTGGTGATGAAGCACGGCGAAATGCTCAATCCCGATGGCACCGTCTATACCGAAAACCTGCGTAGCGCCAAGGCGATTGACCGCTATATCGCCAAGGGCGGCGGTGAAGAGGTGTGGCAGCCGCGCTTCACGTTCCATGGGTTCCAGTATGTGGAGGTTTCCGGCCTGCCGAGCAAGCCGGAGCCCGATGCCGTAACCGGCGTGGCCTGGATGTCGGCATTGCAGGAGACCTCCACCTTCGAGTGCTCGAACGAAAAGGTGAATCAGCTGTTCAGCAACATCCGGTGGGGCTTCCGGGGCAATTATATCGATGTTCCAACCGACTGCCCGCAGCGCGACGAACGCCTGGGCTGGACGGGGGATACCCAGATGTTTATCCGTTCTGCCACCTATCTCGCCGATATCCGCCCGTTTTATGAAAAGTGGCTCGTCGATCTGCACGACGCACAGCACGCGAATGGCGGCTATCCCGACATGGCGCCATTCATGGGGCGGTTGGGTTTTGCCAGTGCCGCCTGGGCGGACGCCGGCATCATTTGCCCCTATGTGCTGTGGCAGGCCTATGGGGCTACGGGGTTCATCCGTCCCTGGTGGACGCAGATGAAAAAATTCATGGAGCTGATCGGTTCCGACGACAACCGGCACAACGGGCCTGATGCGGAATCCTATGGCGACTGGCTGCACTTTAATTCCGAAACGCCAACCCGCCTGATTGGCCTGGCCTATCGTGCCTACGACGCGCAGCTGATGGCCGAGATGGCCGCTGCGCTGGATGCCGCCGACGATGTTGCCCATTTCATGAACGAAGCGAGAAGGGGGAAGGCCCTGTTTCGCGATGCGCTGTTCGAGGGCGCCGAAATCGCCGTGAAAACGCAAACGGCCTGTGCGCTATCCATTGCCATGGATTTGTTGGACGGGGATGACTTGGAAAAAGCAAAACAGGGCCTCGTCCAAAGCCTGGAAGAACACAACGGCTATCTCTCCACGGGTTTTGTCGGAACCGGCTACCTCTGCCCGGCGCTCACCAAGGCAGGCCGCCCGGACCTGGCGGTGCAGCTGCTGCTCAACGAGGAACACCCTTCTTGGCTCTATGCCGTGAACCAGGGGGCGACCACCATCTGGGAGCGCTGGAACAGCTGGACCGAGGAAAACGGATTCGGCGACGTGGGCATGAATTCGTTCAACCACTATGCCTTCGGCTCCGTTTGCGAATGGATGTTCGAGTCGCTTGCCGGAATCAAGCCCGGCGCGCCCGGCTTCCAAACGTTGGAGGTTGCCCCGTGCCTGACCGACCGCTTCGATTTCGTGAAGGCCTCGTTCGATTCGCTCCAGGGGCGGGTTTCCATCCATTGGAAAAAGGCGGATGCCGGGTTCGAGATCGAGCTGGAGACTCCGGTTCCCGCGACGGCTCGATTGCCGTTCCTGACCGAAAGGGTGCCCGCAGGACGTCATTTGTTCAAGGTCCTTCCCGACGACGAAGAAACCTGCCTGCTCAACAGTGTCGCCCCGCAGGCCATTTTAGCTTAA
- a CDS encoding LacI family DNA-binding transcriptional regulator, with translation MAVKGKKRKRTSNRVTLEDIARYCDVSKATVSRVLNGHLNEFPVSEEMIQRVKAAAEQLGYRPNRLARAIRNQRTNLIGLSFIHIDYQSMAEDKVAYENQVMGQFTNCILSHPGFKDYDLVIHDREELKDRALQEADFKSDLLEGLIYLTPSEDHREFLDVASKEFPIVLLGQIEGAEEKVPCIDINNRKMAAKAVDHLLESGRKNILLLIPDKLQHISCIQDRIRGYRDALEAKDIKVSDEFIRSVRSLKDNVENFFSDLRCIDEIDAIFCPTDNLAALCIPALKACGKSIPGDIAIIGFDDLPFAQHTTPPLSTVRRPVDKQAHAAIDLLLKILKKEIPYEPGFHEIETELVIRSSTQID, from the coding sequence ATGGCAGTCAAAGGCAAAAAACGCAAACGAACGAGCAATCGGGTCACCCTGGAAGACATCGCCCGCTACTGCGATGTCAGCAAAGCCACGGTCTCGCGCGTCCTGAACGGACACTTGAACGAATTCCCCGTTTCGGAGGAGATGATCCAACGCGTCAAAGCCGCCGCCGAGCAACTCGGCTACCGCCCCAACCGCCTGGCCCGCGCAATCCGCAACCAGCGCACCAACCTGATCGGGCTTTCCTTCATCCACATCGACTACCAGAGCATGGCCGAAGACAAGGTCGCCTACGAAAACCAGGTGATGGGTCAATTCACCAACTGCATCCTCTCCCACCCCGGCTTCAAGGACTACGACCTGGTGATCCATGACCGGGAGGAATTGAAAGACCGCGCCCTGCAGGAAGCCGACTTCAAGTCCGACCTGCTCGAAGGGCTGATCTACCTGACCCCCAGCGAAGACCACCGCGAATTTCTCGATGTAGCCTCCAAGGAGTTCCCCATCGTCCTGCTCGGCCAGATTGAAGGCGCCGAAGAAAAAGTACCCTGCATCGACATCAACAACCGGAAAATGGCAGCCAAGGCCGTCGACCATCTCCTTGAAAGCGGACGGAAAAACATCCTGCTGCTCATTCCCGATAAACTCCAGCACATCAGCTGCATCCAAGACCGGATCCGGGGCTACCGCGACGCGCTGGAAGCGAAGGACATCAAGGTTTCCGATGAATTCATCCGCAGCGTCCGCAGCCTGAAGGATAATGTGGAAAACTTTTTTTCCGACCTGCGCTGCATCGACGAAATCGACGCCATCTTCTGCCCCACCGACAACCTGGCGGCGCTCTGCATCCCCGCGCTAAAGGCCTGCGGAAAAAGCATTCCGGGCGACATTGCCATCATCGGCTTCGACGACCTCCCCTTCGCACAACACACCACGCCCCCCCTCTCAACCGTCCGCCGCCCCGTGGACAAGCAGGCCCATGCCGCCATCGACCTGCTTCTGAAAATCCTTAAGAAGGAAATTCCCTACGAACCCGGCTTCCACGAAATTGAAACCGAGCTGGTTATCCGATCCTCAACACAAATCGACTAA
- a CDS encoding MFS transporter: MIKKSTQHKTPSSEHVSMFTRIGWGFGGIADNYMVNVLNMLFMVIYVQYFKMPPVLAGLAFAIPRFVDALTDPLIGNISDNTRSRWGRRRPYMVAGAILSAILLPFFWTPLGSATSEVWAKNPAFIYAILIGVIFAITYTLYVVPYTALGYELTNDYDEKTRVLSWRMYIGLFGSLTVPWVYQLAQNDAFSNEGQGAFWVSVGVGLFVVVTGLVPVFVCRERKDVQLQKTSPFGESLKATMTNQPFVILLIAYIIIIVGLFSAGNLGAFVNIYYICGGNKDFGALLVAVSGTLGAIVSYLSMFLITAVSVRTGKKTAMFLGLGFALAGVLGAWIAMDPRWPLAQLWTTVISCMGLQGCWLMVSSMVADICDEDELKTGLRREGMFGAINGFALKAALSVTALIGGLLLQFTGFSSDEVDRFQSRTITQLIEPARAWELEEGDFKTASETFDLSASRFIEISEDQSGLEGSKLTIFSRLLKGENVFFRWYDFEDALNLYLTAVKAYEPEASESMQAELATFVQMANDGFLTDYKEQKRVALLMKKLIIGCQAVGLVMAMVIFVFYPITRARAEETRRLLDERKDHEAE; encoded by the coding sequence ATGATCAAGAAAAGCACCCAGCACAAAACCCCTTCATCCGAACACGTATCCATGTTTACCCGGATCGGTTGGGGATTCGGTGGCATTGCTGATAATTACATGGTCAACGTGCTGAACATGCTCTTCATGGTCATCTACGTCCAGTATTTCAAGATGCCTCCTGTACTCGCCGGCCTTGCTTTCGCCATTCCGCGTTTCGTCGATGCCCTGACCGATCCGTTGATCGGGAATATTTCCGACAATACGCGCAGCAGGTGGGGGCGCCGGCGTCCCTACATGGTTGCGGGGGCCATCCTGTCCGCCATTTTGCTTCCCTTTTTCTGGACCCCGTTGGGCAGTGCAACGAGCGAGGTGTGGGCGAAGAACCCGGCCTTCATCTACGCCATCCTGATCGGCGTCATCTTTGCCATAACCTACACCCTCTATGTGGTGCCCTACACCGCGCTGGGCTACGAGCTGACCAACGACTACGATGAAAAAACGCGCGTGCTCTCCTGGCGCATGTACATCGGCCTGTTTGGAAGCCTGACCGTGCCGTGGGTCTACCAGCTTGCGCAGAACGATGCCTTCAGCAACGAAGGGCAGGGTGCCTTTTGGGTCAGTGTCGGGGTGGGGCTTTTCGTGGTGGTCACGGGGCTTGTGCCCGTTTTCGTATGCCGCGAGCGCAAAGATGTCCAGTTGCAGAAGACTTCCCCGTTCGGCGAATCGCTGAAGGCCACCATGACCAACCAGCCGTTTGTGATTCTGCTGATCGCCTATATCATCATTATTGTCGGGCTCTTTTCCGCCGGCAACCTCGGTGCATTCGTCAACATCTATTACATCTGCGGCGGCAACAAGGATTTCGGCGCGTTGCTGGTGGCGGTGTCCGGGACGCTTGGGGCCATCGTCTCCTACCTGAGCATGTTCCTCATCACGGCCGTATCGGTCCGAACCGGAAAAAAGACCGCCATGTTCCTGGGGCTCGGCTTCGCGCTGGCCGGTGTGCTCGGCGCCTGGATCGCCATGGATCCGCGCTGGCCGCTTGCCCAGCTGTGGACCACGGTGATCTCCTGCATGGGTCTCCAGGGCTGCTGGCTGATGGTCAGCTCGATGGTGGCCGATATCTGCGATGAGGATGAACTCAAGACCGGATTGCGGCGCGAAGGCATGTTCGGGGCCATTAACGGCTTTGCCTTGAAGGCGGCCCTGTCGGTCACCGCCCTGATCGGGGGATTGCTTTTGCAGTTCACCGGCTTCAGTTCCGATGAAGTGGACCGGTTCCAAAGCCGCACCATCACCCAGCTGATCGAACCGGCCCGCGCATGGGAACTTGAGGAAGGCGACTTCAAGACCGCATCCGAAACCTTCGATCTTTCGGCTTCGCGCTTCATCGAGATTTCCGAGGACCAGTCAGGGCTCGAAGGCAGCAAGCTCACCATCTTCTCCCGTTTGCTGAAGGGCGAGAACGTCTTCTTCCGCTGGTATGATTTCGAGGATGCGCTCAACCTCTATCTCACCGCGGTGAAGGCTTATGAACCGGAGGCTTCCGAATCGATGCAGGCGGAACTGGCGACATTTGTCCAGATGGCCAACGACGGCTTTCTGACCGACTACAAGGAGCAGAAGCGGGTGGCCCTGCTCATGAAGAAACTGATCATCGGATGCCAGGCGGTGGGGTTGGTCATGGCCATGGTGATTTTTGTGTTCTATCCCATCACCCGCGCCCGCGCCGAAGAAACCCGCCGCCTGCTGGATGAAAGGAAAGACCATGAAGCTGAATAG
- a CDS encoding sulfatase family protein: MKLNRIIALVCLLGLGAQAKQKPNVVLLLTDDQSYHLGMLGVQGLETPNIDELAKQGVFFTKAYSASASCAPCRGAILTGMHSSANGHWRNTVGPILSDPDRDFTRQSSKVDGVGVHEDIPTLIEVLRDNGYFTGITEKWHLSPAWKFPFDFRDTANLKPSGSANAMKNFIKAAKGKPFFIQCNVDNTHRPFQKHIKINGDLPKVDPALVELPPHWPDTPRTRQDYAEYLTTVQHADAVIGAILEVVAEAGLLENTIFIYSSDQGFCYHRAKATAYDWGVHVPLSFTGPGIKGGVVSDALVGHVDLMPTILDFAGLPIPETVQGKSLRPVLEGRRKDAGRTFIVSEHNAHGGSPQEYYPTRSITDGRYRYIWNKAHERVPDFDIDTMATDPNWRKVAHQPAWMPWDATPSDIWENNACEEIIFNKEQFPEAYRLLKESMFRPQFELYDLKNDPYETKNLAANPEYKSVAARLGKSLKKWMETEGDIGDPRSIKRRK; the protein is encoded by the coding sequence ATGAAGCTGAATAGAATAATCGCGCTGGTCTGCCTGCTCGGCCTAGGTGCGCAGGCGAAACAAAAACCCAACGTTGTCCTGTTGTTGACCGACGACCAGTCGTACCACCTCGGCATGCTCGGCGTACAGGGGTTGGAAACACCCAACATCGACGAACTGGCGAAGCAGGGCGTGTTTTTCACCAAGGCTTATTCCGCGTCGGCCTCGTGCGCACCGTGCCGCGGCGCAATCCTCACCGGAATGCACTCCTCCGCCAATGGCCACTGGCGCAACACCGTCGGCCCCATCCTGTCCGACCCCGACCGGGATTTCACGCGCCAGTCCTCCAAGGTCGATGGCGTCGGGGTGCACGAAGACATCCCGACCTTGATCGAGGTGCTGCGCGACAACGGCTACTTCACCGGCATCACCGAAAAGTGGCACCTCAGCCCGGCCTGGAAATTCCCGTTCGACTTCCGCGACACCGCCAACCTCAAACCCTCCGGCAGCGCCAACGCGATGAAAAACTTCATCAAGGCCGCCAAGGGCAAGCCGTTCTTCATCCAGTGCAATGTCGACAACACCCACCGCCCGTTCCAGAAGCACATCAAGATCAATGGCGATCTTCCGAAGGTGGATCCGGCCCTTGTTGAGCTTCCGCCGCATTGGCCCGACACCCCCAGGACGCGGCAGGACTATGCCGAATACCTCACCACCGTCCAGCACGCCGATGCCGTGATCGGCGCTATCCTCGAAGTCGTTGCGGAGGCCGGCCTGCTGGAAAATACGATCTTCATCTATTCCTCTGACCAAGGCTTCTGCTACCACCGCGCCAAGGCCACCGCCTACGACTGGGGCGTGCATGTCCCGCTCTCTTTCACCGGGCCCGGTATCAAAGGCGGAGTCGTTTCGGATGCGCTCGTCGGACACGTCGATCTCATGCCGACCATCCTCGATTTCGCCGGACTTCCAATCCCTGAAACGGTGCAGGGAAAATCATTGCGTCCGGTGCTCGAAGGCCGCCGCAAGGATGCCGGCCGCACCTTCATCGTCTCCGAGCACAACGCGCATGGCGGAAGCCCGCAGGAATACTACCCAACCCGAAGCATCACCGACGGCCGCTACCGCTATATCTGGAACAAGGCCCATGAACGCGTGCCCGACTTCGACATCGACACCATGGCCACCGATCCCAACTGGCGCAAGGTGGCGCACCAACCCGCCTGGATGCCGTGGGATGCCACGCCGAGCGACATCTGGGAAAACAATGCCTGCGAGGAAATCATTTTTAACAAAGAACAGTTCCCCGAGGCCTACCGCCTTCTCAAAGAGAGCATGTTCCGCCCGCAGTTCGAGCTCTATGATCTGAAGAACGACCCGTATGAAACAAAGAACCTTGCAGCCAATCCCGAATACAAATCGGTGGCCGCTCGCTTGGGTAAAAGCTTGAAAAAGTGGATGGAAACCGAAGGCGATATCGGCGATCCGCGCAGCATTAAACGAAGGAAGTAG
- a CDS encoding sulfatase family protein, translated as MRRIIFAIMLIASVAFAKKPNVIVFYTDDHGWADLGIHGMADDVKTPHLDQLARDGVLCKHGYSTAPQCCPSRAGVMTGKYQQRFGFGHNGEGPLPLAETTLADRMRAAGYRTGMVGKWHLEPNWTCSDWIKDSLGVGNATAKTKIPFRQILPYYPGNRGFDEFFKGEMYRYWANYDLDGNDLEKDGEWKNMKGYRLDIQTDASLAFIDRNKDEPFFLYCAYFAPHVPMEATENYLSRFPGEMPERRRYALAMISAMDDGVGRIRERLKELKLEKDTLIFVIADNGAPLKIDMEDIPISFPGGAWDGSLNTPWVGEKGMVMEGGVRVPYIAAWPGTFPAGQVCEDPVITLDVAPTCLAAAGAPIPAELDGVNLIPRFSNAQRPLPGRDLFWRFWGQTTVRRGDWKYIWLGDGREMLFDLSSEKHEHENLIAKHPEKAAQLKEALVKWNNELKPRGIPPALFNDQEVKWYKHYLNLAQ; from the coding sequence GTGCGTAGAATTATTTTTGCTATCATGCTGATTGCGAGCGTTGCATTCGCAAAGAAACCCAACGTGATCGTGTTCTACACCGACGACCATGGCTGGGCGGATCTGGGCATCCACGGCATGGCGGACGACGTGAAGACCCCGCACCTTGACCAGCTCGCCCGCGATGGCGTCCTCTGCAAACATGGCTATTCCACCGCGCCGCAATGCTGCCCGTCGCGCGCCGGCGTGATGACCGGGAAGTACCAGCAGCGCTTCGGCTTCGGCCATAATGGCGAGGGGCCGCTGCCGCTGGCCGAAACCACGCTGGCCGATCGCATGCGCGCCGCCGGCTACCGCACGGGCATGGTCGGCAAATGGCATCTCGAACCCAACTGGACGTGCTCGGATTGGATCAAGGATTCGCTGGGCGTCGGGAACGCGACGGCGAAAACAAAAATCCCGTTCAGGCAGATTCTGCCGTACTATCCGGGCAACCGCGGTTTCGACGAGTTTTTCAAGGGCGAGATGTATCGCTACTGGGCCAACTACGATCTCGACGGAAACGATCTGGAAAAAGACGGCGAGTGGAAAAACATGAAGGGCTACCGTCTCGACATCCAGACCGATGCATCGCTCGCCTTCATTGATCGCAACAAGGACGAACCGTTCTTTCTCTACTGCGCCTATTTCGCACCGCACGTGCCGATGGAGGCGACGGAAAACTATCTGTCGCGCTTCCCCGGCGAAATGCCGGAACGCCGCCGCTACGCGCTCGCCATGATTTCCGCGATGGACGACGGCGTTGGCCGAATCCGCGAGCGGTTGAAAGAGCTCAAGCTCGAGAAGGATACGTTGATCTTCGTCATCGCCGACAACGGCGCGCCGCTGAAGATCGATATGGAGGACATTCCAATCTCCTTCCCCGGTGGCGCGTGGGATGGCTCGCTCAACACGCCGTGGGTGGGTGAGAAGGGGATGGTCATGGAAGGCGGCGTCCGCGTTCCGTATATCGCGGCTTGGCCCGGAACCTTTCCGGCGGGGCAGGTCTGCGAGGATCCGGTCATCACGCTCGATGTCGCGCCGACCTGCCTGGCCGCGGCCGGCGCACCGATCCCGGCGGAACTCGACGGCGTCAACCTGATTCCGCGCTTTTCCAATGCACAAAGGCCGTTGCCCGGGCGCGATCTCTTCTGGCGTTTCTGGGGGCAGACCACCGTGCGGCGCGGCGACTGGAAATATATCTGGCTCGGCGATGGCCGCGAAATGCTCTTCGACCTTTCGAGCGAAAAGCATGAACACGAAAACCTCATTGCGAAGCACCCGGAAAAAGCAGCGCAGCTCAAGGAGGCGCTGGTCAAATGGAACAACGAACTTAAGCCCAGGGGCATTCCCCCCGCATTGTTCAACGATCAGGAAGTCAAATGGTACAAACATTACTTAAATCTAGCGCAGTAA
- a CDS encoding sulfatase, translating into MKKLMLFLFVGLLATSHARQPNVLFIVVDDLGWKDTGCYGSSFYETPNVDRLAATGMRFTDAYSANPLCCPTRSSIMTGQYPVRTGFTSASGHIAGEHKHAEAHSASPDQRAAGPSSINYLPLEYYTLGEAFKDAGYATAFLGKWHMGHDPYIPENHGFDFVVGGREHPGPPGLDGNRKFFPPWDKKITLPANPPADKHIDDYLGDRAVEYIRENKNKPFFMCFWLYDVHAPFQSKPELVEKWKKKADPANPQHSPTMAAMVEVMDDNVGRVLDALEKNGMADDTIVIFTSDNGGNMYDVADGTTPTNNEPLRSGKGNNYEGGVRIPLIVRWPGKTKPGTVNPSVISTVDHYPSLLEMTGQQQRPLDHKDGVSYVPALQGRAHDRGPTLCDFTHFVPATMNVPNTWIREGDWKLLRFWFDGAGQEHRYELYNMKDDIGETKNLASAYPEKVQTMAAALDRYFKNSGSLKANRNEAYNGKTVGVWSAKGNGTIAAQDGALVLEAGQPQFDARTRVTPSLVSEAWLEFEARSAKGNIVSVQWTSHGAPDFGVPERNVAKALSNEWKPFRVKMDFPSRIKDVRFVLSNEGDVVELRNVKLLTPDGSVITEYEFY; encoded by the coding sequence ATGAAAAAACTGATGCTATTTCTGTTTGTTGGTTTGTTGGCGACATCCCATGCGCGCCAACCCAACGTGTTGTTCATCGTGGTGGACGACCTCGGATGGAAAGACACTGGATGCTACGGAAGCTCCTTCTATGAAACGCCGAACGTCGATCGCCTCGCCGCCACCGGCATGCGGTTCACCGATGCCTATTCCGCCAACCCGCTTTGCTGCCCGACGCGCTCGAGCATCATGACAGGGCAATATCCGGTTCGCACCGGTTTTACTTCCGCTTCCGGACACATCGCCGGCGAGCACAAACATGCCGAAGCGCACTCGGCCTCCCCGGATCAGCGGGCCGCCGGGCCATCGTCGATCAACTATCTGCCGCTCGAATACTATACGCTCGGCGAAGCGTTCAAGGATGCCGGCTATGCCACCGCCTTCCTCGGCAAGTGGCACATGGGCCACGATCCCTATATCCCGGAAAACCACGGCTTCGATTTTGTTGTCGGCGGCCGCGAACATCCGGGGCCGCCCGGCCTGGACGGCAACCGCAAGTTTTTCCCGCCATGGGATAAGAAAATAACACTGCCGGCCAATCCGCCTGCCGATAAGCACATCGACGACTATCTCGGCGATCGCGCCGTGGAATACATCCGTGAAAACAAAAACAAACCCTTCTTCATGTGCTTCTGGCTATACGATGTCCACGCGCCGTTCCAGTCGAAGCCCGAGCTGGTTGAAAAGTGGAAAAAGAAAGCCGACCCCGCCAATCCGCAGCACAGTCCCACCATGGCGGCCATGGTGGAGGTGATGGACGACAACGTCGGCCGCGTGCTTGACGCGCTGGAAAAGAACGGCATGGCCGACGACACGATCGTGATCTTCACCTCCGACAACGGGGGCAACATGTACGATGTCGCCGACGGCACCACGCCGACCAACAACGAACCGTTGCGCTCCGGCAAGGGGAACAACTATGAAGGCGGCGTGCGCATTCCGCTCATCGTCCGCTGGCCAGGAAAAACCAAGCCCGGCACGGTCAACCCTTCCGTCATCTCGACCGTCGACCACTATCCGTCGCTGCTCGAAATGACCGGGCAGCAGCAGCGCCCGCTGGATCACAAGGATGGCGTCAGCTATGTCCCCGCGCTGCAGGGCAGGGCCCACGACCGTGGCCCGACCCTCTGCGACTTCACCCACTTTGTTCCCGCAACGATGAACGTGCCCAACACGTGGATCCGCGAGGGCGACTGGAAGCTGCTGCGCTTCTGGTTCGATGGCGCCGGGCAGGAGCATCGCTATGAGCTCTACAATATGAAGGACGACATCGGCGAAACGAAGAACCTGGCTTCCGCCTATCCGGAAAAGGTTCAAACCATGGCCGCCGCGCTGGATCGCTATTTCAAGAATTCAGGTTCGCTGAAGGCCAATCGTAACGAGGCCTATAACGGAAAGACCGTCGGCGTTTGGTCGGCCAAGGGCAACGGCACCATTGCCGCGCAGGACGGCGCATTGGTGCTGGAGGCCGGGCAGCCGCAATTCGATGCCCGTACCCGCGTCACACCGAGTCTGGTGAGCGAAGCGTGGCTGGAGTTCGAGGCCCGCTCGGCAAAAGGAAACATCGTCAGCGTGCAGTGGACGTCGCACGGCGCACCGGATTTCGGCGTGCCCGAACGCAATGTGGCGAAGGCGCTTTCGAACGAGTGGAAGCCGTTCCGGGTCAAGATGGATTTCCCCAGCCGGATCAAGGATGTTCGTTTCGTCTTGTCGAACGAGGGCGATGTCGTGGAACTGCGGAATGTCAAACTCCTCACGCCCGATGGTTCCGTCATCACCGAATACGAATTCTATTGA